Within the Mustela lutreola isolate mMusLut2 chromosome 2, mMusLut2.pri, whole genome shotgun sequence genome, the region TTCAAAGTGAGTCTACTGGGACTATCAGCATAACCATGATCTCTCCTCCTGGAATGGAGCCTCTGCTTTGGATGAGAAGCCACTGAGGCAGGAGCCTGGTCCTCCTGGGCCAGCTCAGAAGCTCCTGGCTCCACACGGGGAGAGGCAAGCTGAGAAGACCCGAGGATAGGACTGCCCCCATCTGATCACCGAGCTCTGAGAATGGGTCTGTCCCTCAGAAATGGGCCATTGCTCCCACTCCCGGGTCTAGAACCCTTGCctgctgggggaggcaggctaCAGGACAGGTAGCTCCTCGGCTCTCCCCAAAGGAACCCACAGCAAGAGCTTCAGGGCCTGGAGAAGTTTGAGCATAAGggcacttttgtttttaaagatttcatttatttatttgacagagacacagcaagagagggaacccaagcaaggggagtgggagagggagaagcaggcttcctgccgagcagagagaccaatgtggggctctatcccaggacccagggatcatgacctgagccgaaggcagatgctaagtgactgagccacccagggacccacaagggcactttttaaaaatgtaggagTTATGGCGAAGGCCACTGGAAAGAGATTCAGAGATTCAGTGAAGGTACTGGCCGAACCATAGGCTGGCCAGCAAATTTGCAGAACCGGGAAGAGAGACTGTGGGCAAGAGCCCTTCTGGGGTTACGATAAATCCCAAACACTGAACTTGGGTGCTGTTTTCTCAGTGAATCCCACATTGGGTCGAGTTAGGCTCTAGAGCTGTCCACACGTCCCCCACCTCAGCCTTGTTGAAAACAGTGCAGCAATCAGCTGGCCTTGCAGGAGCCTAGCAGCAGCAGGTGTGGTCAGTGGAAGAGACTAGGGTCCTGCCCAAACCACTGGCATGTCCACCACATGCTTTAATTCAAAGACCGTAGcagactgaaagtaaaagaatggaaataggCAATTCTTGCTGATAGCAGCTACATGACGGATGAAGTGGCAAAgctaatatcagataaaatagagtctaacacacacacaaaaattgctGGAAGAGATAAAGAGGGACATTTTATAATGACAAAACAATTCCTCAGGAAGGcctaataattataaaaatatacgcACCTAACCATAATAGATCACCAAAATACACAGAGCAGAGACCGACGGAAGCGAAGGAAGGAGTGGTAATTGAAGACTTCAGTGCCCCGTTTTCTCTCTGTGGAATAGAATAACCGGGCAGACGACCCACAGGGACACAGACCTGAACAGCAGTAGAAATCCGCTGGACATAGGCGTGTACAAGACACTCCATTCAGGAGCAACAGAATATGAATCCTCCTCAAGTGCGCATGAAAATTCTCTAGGCTAGGCCCTACGCTGGCTGTAAAACAAACCTTGGTCAATTTTAAGAAGCTAAAAAATCACACAAAGTATGATCTTTGACTACTGTGGAACAAAATGAGgatcagcaggaaaaaaaattgaaactgacACATCCCTAAATAACCAAAGCatcaaaggagaaatgaaaagggaaataaaatacttCGAGATGAATGAAAACGAGGACAACATATCAGAATGTatgggatgcagctaaagcaaTGCCTGGAAGCACATTCATAGTCATTGATGCCTACATTCATTAAGAAAGaaggtctcaaatcaataactTTCTACCTAAAGACACTGCGAAAAGGAGAGCAAACTAGGCtgaaagcaggaagaagaaaggaaataataaaagtggAAGTTTACAAACAAGCAACAGGTAGGGCGCTGGGGTGACTCCGtcgctgagtgtctgcctttgactcaggtgatgatccgagggtcctgggatcaagtcccacggtgggatccctgcttggtagggagcctgcttctctctctctcctgctctctctctctcaaataaatcaagtctttaaaaaataaatacatctcttaatataataataataataataaacaagtaacaaaatccAAGAAACAACTGGTTCTTTCAAAACTGACAAAACTTAGGTTgactgagaagaaataaaagactcaagtTGCTAGGATCAGAACAAAAGAGAGTACTACCGACCTTCTAGAAATAAGCAATATTCTAAAGGAATACTATAAATAATGGTATGGCAGTAAACTAGATGAGTGGACAGattcctagaaagacacaaatGACAAACCCTGACGTAAGAAGGGgacaatctgaacagacccagCAAGTAAAGATAACGGATAATTGAAAAACCGCCcacccagatggcttcactgctGAAATCCACCAAACATCTGATGACAGTTTAATACCAGTTCTTCGCAAAACCTTCCTGGAAATAGAGGAGGCCAGTATTacctgatccaaaaccaaagACTTACAAAGACCGGAAAACGAAAGGCCAGGGTCTCTTACAAACATGGACagaaaaaatcctcaaaataaatAGTGtggagggagttggggaaaaaagcaaataaaacccaTCAACATACAGAAAGCTACGAAACAATCATATACCATAACCACGTGGAATCAACCCCAGGAATGCAAAGCTGTCCTGACATCTGAGACTCAGTCAAGGTAACATACTGTACCAACAGAGTGAAAACCCAAACTGCATGATCATTCTCAACAAACGCAGAAGATTGGCCGGGGGCACCCGGCACTCCTGGAGTAGAAGTCGCTTCCCAGGAGAAAGGGCACCGACAGCCCCCAGCTAACATCATGCATAATGGTGAAGGAGGGGTTGCCTCCGCCTGAATCAGGACTGTTTGTTCATCAGGGTGTCACACAAAGTGCGGCCACCAGAAGAGGAGGTGGGGACCCCCGTGGGTTAGACCCACACACCAGCCAACAGCCTTTCCTAAGGGAGGCAACTGCAGTCTGGAGCTCGGGGCCCTCAAGCTCTGGGGATGCTCCTCTGCTCTCGGGAGGCCCACGGTACCAGGAAGACAGCACAATTCTAGAAGGACCTCTAAGGCtgatagggctttttttttttttttttttttaaagatttatttattcaacagagatcacaagcaggcagagaggcaggcagagggagagggggaagcaggctccccgctgagcagagagcccaatgcggggctcgttcctgtgaccctgggatcaggacctgagccgaagacagaggcttaacccactgagccacccaggcgcccctgatagcGCTATTTTACTAATCTGGTCTTTCCTAACTTTCTGAAGACAAAAATCACCTAAGTTCTTgctcaagcagcctccccaccaccccggccCCGGCCCTGACCTGGGAACCAGGCTGTGGTGTCGCACAAGCTCCTTAGGTTGTGCTGGGAGGCCGGAGCCCAGGACTCCCTCCCTGgtgcccacccctgcccctcccggacggtctccccgcccccgccccaccccagcccggGGCAGAGGAACTCCAGGGGCCCCCCTGTTACAAGGGgtcctggaggtgggggtggggtcttcGGAAACACCCGGGGGCCTAGGGCTGTGCTCTCGAGGAGGTCCCCGCCTCAGCCTCAGCCCCGGCTCTGCCCGCACCCACTGCAGCCTGCTCCCTGGGCAGGGCCAGTGCTCAGGGACTCCATGGCCTTCCCACAGCTCCTGTGCCTGCGCGAGCTGGGAAGGGGTGCGCCCCACACCACCCCAGGACATGACGTGAGGACCCCTCCTCTCCGTAGCAGAGAAGCCTGGCGATCGTCTCGCCAGGACTGTGGGCAGGGGCCTTGGTGTCCGCCGGGACGCTTGTGGTCCCGAGGGTGGAGGATGggcccccagcagccccagaaGCGTGCAGTACTCTCACAAATAGGGTCCCAGGCTTGGCCCCAGGGTTTCTGCCCTGTCAGAGACAGACTCTCTGGCCACTGTGGGTCGAGCCCGGGGACCCGGGGGCACAGGAAATCGCATGTGGCTGCACCGTGCCTTGTGAAAAGCAACCCTGGGAGAGGACAGAGGTCGGTTAAGATGCGGAGCTCCCTTCCTTGAGGCCCGGGTGAGTGGCTTTTGCTCCCGGCTGAAGTCAGGAGCTGATTTCCAGCCTCGTCACCCTCCCCCCCTGCCCAGGGCTCGCCCTGCccagctggggatgcctgggtcagCTCCTGGGTCGTCAGACGTGCTGCCCTCTGTGTGGGGACCCTAAGTGGCCATTCACAGCACCAGACACGGCCTGTGGGGCAAGACGGGTCGCACCGAGCAGAGGCCAGAGGAGGCTCACGGGCCTCTTACAACCAGAAGGCCCCCAGGATCCCTGCGGCCCCGCTTCCCTCTTTGGGGTGAAGGAGCACCCCTGGGTGCGGGATCCGCGGCACATTCCACGGCTGCCCTGGCAGCCTTCCGGGGGCCAGTCCAGTGCAGCTGGTTCCTGTGTGGTCTGGGCCAGGGGGACAGGCCCGAGCCGAGTCCCCTTGAGCTGCTTGGTCGGCGGCCGGCAAGGGAGCCGCAGGCCGGGGCTCGGGCCGCCGCTGGCCGTGGGGGGCGCCGTCCTCTGCGGCCCACGGAGAGCCGGACGCTGCCCCGAGCGGGCTCCCCTCTCCTCCCGGCCCTCCCCGCAGGGCGGGCACCCCTGTGCTCCCCCAGCTCCTCTCCACCCCTGCccggccctccccaccccacgcgGACCGGCGGCTGCGGACCCTCCCCCaggggccgccccgccccgccccgccccgccccgcccctccctgtGCGGCCGCCGCGGGACCCGCTGCGGCCCGGACCGCCCTTCCCGGCCCTTCCCATCGGATCGCGGCCGCCCTCGACCGGCTGTTTCGGTTTCAAGGTCGCATCTCCCGGGGGACGGCGGGACACGCGGGGGCCCCGGGCGTGTGGGGGGAAAACCTGCCGAGCCCGCAGGAGCCCCGCCGTGGGCCGTGCGCAGGCCGGGGGGTCCCTGGAGAGGGTCCCTGGGTGCTGGCCTCCGTCCCCAGCTCcacgcgccccgccccgccgcctgcGCCCGGGACCCCCCCGTCCCCGTGACCCGTGACCCGCCCCTCCCCGGCGTCCGGCTGATgaggcccggggggggggggcctcgGGGGGCCAAGCGGGCTGGAAGTTGTGCGGAGCCGGTGGCCGGTGGCGGTCCCGGGGCCGCCCAGCCCTCAGCCGCCTTCCTCAGCCCGCACCTCCCGCCCCACCCCTTCCTCACCctgacccctcctccctccacctcttctcgcccccccgccccccaccccttcgcccgcctcactcccagctcctcccgccccttccccgcccccttccccgcccccttccccgcccccgccGCTCTGGGCCCCGGCTCTCCACTCTgcaccctgccccagccctgctcacCACGCCCCCATCCCAGTGTCCCTTGTCCCGCGCACCCGCCCGGCTTCAGGGAAGGCGCAGGAGAGCGAGGCGGCGGCGggggtccctctgctcctcctcccgggCTGGCGGGTGTTTGGCTCTGGTTTCTGTCCCGGCCTCGAGAACTGTCACCGCCTCGAGAACTGTCACCGCCACGAGAACTGTCACCGCGTTCTTTATTTAATGCGAATACAAGCAACCGCCCGGCGTAGGAGTTTCCAAGTCTGTGCActtaaaagcagcagcagcagaaggggGTCGATAAGGTTCATGGGGCTTTTCTGGGATGTGACTGTTCATATTTATAAGTTGATGATGTGAATTATTTGAAACTGATTTATTTGAATTCGTGGGTACCCAGCTCACAGCTCAGCTTGCCACGTGCACCGACCTTGCCAACCGGCGTGGGCAGGCCCAGCCTCCGCACACACGCAGCAGGGCCAGGGCCCTTCCCAGACCGGAGGCCGCGGGAAGGGAGCCTGTCTGCAGAGAGGCGCACCGTCCCGGCCACACAGCCCGCGGCAGCAGGTGGGAGCCGCGCAGAGAGTCCGCAGAGAGCGGGACTCTGATCCTCAGCCCCGGCGAGAACCAAAGCGTCGGTACTTCACGGTCGTGAGACACCGGCTTCCTGCAGCTTGGTGAGCGACGGTGTGTGCTCAGGACCCACAGCTCCCCGCGGGGAAGGGGACCAGCCTGCGGCCGCACTGTCGGAGGAGCAGGTGGCCTGTCGGACCCCCTCACGCCCTGAGGGTTCATTTGCACGGAGGGTAAACCGGTTTAAGGGCAAAGCCTTGTCTTTCTGACTCCAGGAAGCACACGTGCCCAGAGCATTTCTGGGGGCAGCGTGGCAGGCCTGGGTTAGGGCTCTCCACAGCCATGACGGCGGCCGAGCACACGCTTCCCAGAACGAGGATGGCCCGGGTCCCACGCCCCCGTCGGCGGACGCGTGTGCCGAGCGGAGCAGAAGGAAGGACGGGGCCAGAGTCAGCCGTGGGAAGAGGTTGTCAGCTGCTCGTTGACAGAGCAAGTCAAGCTTCCTAATTAGCTACAGCGCGGCGGGAAAGCTCCGTTCCTACTAGCGGCGAGCCCCACTCTCTGCTTCCTGCGTGACCCTCGCCCCTGTCCCAGCCACTGCTCTGCCGCTCACTCGTGCGCAAAGAACTCGTGGCAGGCGGTGGTAACCATGGCGACAAAGACCATAAACTCCTGGAAGTCACACTCGCCGTCTCCGTCACTGTCCAGGGCTTCCATGACTTTGTCCACGACCTCCTGCTCCTTGACTTCCTACGAGATAGAAGAGAAGCTGCCCAGCTTGTGTTTAGTTGAACTTTAGGGCCTTCGAGACATGATTAATCGTTGGCTGGCTTTCATAATTTGTGCCAGAAGCAAGTTAAGATAGAAGATGCCCTGAAATACCAGAAAGGTCTTTAGTCTCTGGGGGTCCGAGTGTCGGTTCCACCCGTAGGTCCTAAGATGAAACGGAACAACAACCTGCCGCTCGCTCTCACTGTGCCTCAATCCAGAAACGCCCGGAGAGCGGATGCCGTCCAGACGCCAGAAAGCATTGTGAGCAAACATCTtggaagaaaacatgaaattttgGTTCCCCTACGTGTTTCACTGCTTCTGGGAGTGGAATGAAAGTTTTCAGTGGGTTTTCATGTTTCAAAAGTGGGTTTgggggggcacctgaatggctcagtgggttaagcatctgccttcagctcaggtcatgatctcagggtcttgggatcgagccccgtattgggcttcctgtttgatgggaagcttgcttcctcctctctctctctgcctgcctctctgcctacctgtgatctctatcagaaaaaacaaaaacaaaaaaacctacaaaagtGGGGTTTTTTCCTGGAGTGATTCTTGCGAACAGACCCTAAATTTGTGAAGTGCTGTGTTCTTTCTGCCCCTCGAGTTGCTTTCTGGGTGTCAGGGGACTTTCCTGCCGGCCCTGCTGACTGTCACTGCTGCTGAGCCAATGGGGTTACCGGTCCCGGGGGCAGACACGGGGCAGGGCTTTAGGCGCAGTGGGAAGAACTGGCACCAAACTTGCACGGACAGCCTACGTGCAGGCTACAGGGAATCAGCCGCGGGGCCAGAGAGCTTGGCCCGAAGCAGTCGGGGGCACGTCCACAAGCCGCCTTGAAGAGAGCATACGTGCAGGACAGATTCCAGCGGGGCTGGTGGGACCTGGAGACATCTGCTAAGACGGACGGGAGGGACGCTGTCTCGATTACGTTATAGATTCACCCCCAAACCGAAATTACCCCAATAAAACCAGGTCAGCTGATGTTGATGATACCTCGATCCACTTACCACGagttatttgtcttttataaatTGTGGTTCCCACATGCTAAGCTTTCCCTGTTTTCAAACCAACAGTTTGTGATGAGTGATTGTTTTAtgtaatttacattattttgtaaTAACTTCGTCATCACTAATTACTGATCGTTGCTTGTTGGGCTGTCCCTGTCGGTTCAGGGCTTGACAAACTCTGTCTCCCTTCACCCTAGAACCACCCTCGTCTGCAGAAGAAGCTGCGAGTTCGGGCCGTTAGGTTAGAACGTGGGCGGGCGGGGAACCGAGCGCACAGGGGGGCCGTGGCTCGAGAACCCGAATGTCTGAGAAAACCCCAGAGTCAGCCCCAGAGACGCCCACCCCCGCGAGCCTGCTGGTGCGTCCCGGGGCTCGCAGTGACGGCGTGTGTGGGTCGGGGTGCGGACAGGAGCCCCccaggcggccctgcagacgGCGGGCGCTGCCTCGCTGCCGGAACCCCGGGGCGCTGCCTCCAGTCTGGCTCAGGAGGGCGGCTCCACGGCCCGGGCCGCGGGGCCACACCGGGTGTCCTGGCACCGTTCCCGGAATTAGCGCTTCGTCAGACCCTGGCGCCCTGATTTGTGGTCTGGCTGTTTCCTGTGTGTGGCCTGGGTTCTGGCCACTAAGGGAAGGTCAGCGACCAGCTGGACTGCAGC harbors:
- the S100B gene encoding protein S100-B, whose translation is MSELEKAMVSLIDIFHQYSGREGDKHKLKKSELKELINGELPHFLEEVKEQEVVDKVMEALDSDGDGECDFQEFMVFVAMVTTACHEFFAHE